A single Anopheles maculipalpis chromosome 3RL, idAnoMacuDA_375_x, whole genome shotgun sequence DNA region contains:
- the LOC126563682 gene encoding tetraspanin-9, which translates to MGCDCESCIAKTLLSVFNFLFFVLGTIVLGVGVWVATDKASFIALLKMVENDQLEHFTQPAVIEQLAYLLIVIGSVMFFLSFLGYCGAIRESQCLLTTYGLFLLVILVAEVTAFGLAAAYKDRARTETKNYLQTTISNYYTSNERNQTDAVTLMWNYMMSELHCCGVDDYRDFALSEKWNESKRDKIIPTACCVQTALFQPQDKNCPFSPTETNSYFKKGCYNALTDWIMYNRNLVIIIAIAVGLTQLLAIFLAFCLCKSIEKYRGMRL; encoded by the exons ATGGGGTGCGACTGTGAATCATGCATAGCGAAAACGCTACTGTCCGTTTTCAATTTCCTATTCTTT GTCCTAGGAACGATCGTGCTTGGCGTAGGCGTATGGGTGGCAACAGATAAAGCATCGTTTATAGCGTTACTGAAAATGGTCGAAAATGATCAGCTTGAG CATTTCACGCAACCAGCAGTGATAGAGCAGCTAGCTTATCTGCTGATTGTAATCGGTTCGGTGATGTTCTTCCTCAGCTTCCTCGGATACTGTGGCGCGATACGGGAAAGCCAGTGCCTTCTTACAACG TACGGTCTATTTTTGCTGGTCATTCTTGTAGCAGAAGTGACTGCCTTCGGTTTGGCCGCTGCGTACAAAGATCGCGCACGAACAGAAACCAAAAACTACCTCCAGACCACGATCTCCAACTACTACACAAGCAACGAACGCAACCAAACGGACGCTGTTACGTTAATGTGGAACTACATGATGTCGGAGCTGCATTGCTGTGGTGTGGACGACTATCGGGACTTTGCACTGTCCGAGAAATGGAATGAAAGCAAACGGGACAAAATTATACCGACGGCCTGCTGCGTGCAGACGGCTCTTTTCCAGCCGCAGGACAAAAACTGTCCCTTCTCGCCAACGGAAACCAACAGTTACTTCAAGAAG GGATGCTATAATGCACTCACCGACTGGATCATGTACAACCGTAACCTGGTCATCATTATTGCCATCGCAGTCGGCTTAACGCAACTGTTGGCCATATTCCTGGCATTCTGTCtgtgcaaatcgattgaaaaATATCGAGGAATGCGATTGTAG